One stretch of Schlesneria sp. DSM 10557 DNA includes these proteins:
- a CDS encoding tetratricopeptide repeat protein has protein sequence MTTEDAGTVNSLSPQIVVRRLAAAEGYLELGLPNYALAELNTVTDPGPFAPIAELFRGEALQAQEKYADAIEPLNRAAQMFPSPFNQRALLALSNCYRHDGQIQLADETAAALDMPDDVPVGAKLIIAPIFHVSKSSGRRTSDDQN, from the coding sequence ATGACAACTGAAGATGCTGGAACTGTGAACAGTTTGAGTCCTCAAATTGTGGTTCGGCGGCTTGCGGCTGCCGAGGGATATCTTGAACTGGGCCTCCCGAATTACGCTCTGGCTGAATTGAATACTGTGACGGACCCTGGCCCGTTCGCACCAATCGCCGAGTTGTTTCGGGGCGAGGCTCTGCAAGCTCAAGAAAAATATGCTGATGCCATCGAACCGTTGAACCGGGCGGCGCAAATGTTCCCGTCGCCGTTCAATCAGCGTGCTCTTCTGGCACTCAGCAACTGCTATCGACACGATGGCCAAATCCAACTGGCCGACGAGACCGCTGCCGCCTTGGACATGCCGGATGATGTTCCGGTTGGTGCAAAGTTGATTATTGCGCCGATTTTTCATGTATCGAAATCGTCTGGTCGCCGCACGAGCGACGATCAGAACTAG
- a CDS encoding PSD1 and planctomycete cytochrome C domain-containing protein codes for MNQKSLAILFVTVTLFSLRGQSPADEPATPVAADSVTNSPIDFVRDVQPLLEKSCIRCHGPDKQKGGLRLDVRESAFTQGDAFAPNVIAGKSDESPLISFVTGTGDLTMPPDGERLSATEIATLKSWIDQGANWPDSAAGRLANKSDLWSLKALISPPVPLPDEVAKSGSNAIDAFIQQKRTELKLRSNPEADRRTLICRVYLTLTGLPPEPAEVDQFVADPDPKAYETLVDRLLDSPRYGERWARHWLDAVHFAETHGNDQDRIREHAWPYRDYLIQAFNDDKPYSQFVQEQIAGDALFPDDPRKTAALGFLAAGPWDESSLRDIREDTLDRQIARYLDRDDMLANVINNFCSLTVQCARCHDHKFDPITQHDYYALQAVFSGVERANRQYDLDPAVHQQRKSLTRTKRELEQRSAEQLARLKTPEVQQEVAAWEAGLQSREARWVVVEGESFTSSDGASLSRQGDGSILSSGPRPDKDTVTVVWTPSSIAGSTESPPLLEVDSHHVDSSTNKFASLQRITAIRLEVLTDDSLPHTGPGRQDNGNLHLSEFELFVDDQPVPLINPSADFNQQDWDISKAIDQNEATAWGIHPRQGSPHHAVFELRTPIEVHKPDNSGPIKLESPPSDQPLVTPTSLRFVLKQRHGMGHLIGRFRLLVTDASPPVRASEFPIEITTILSISNDQRSDAQRTELALYQQLELVNRSLAALPSPHFIYAAAADFEPDGALRPPPGPRPVHVLHRGDIRHPRAEALPGGLSCLTGLPSRFELAENAPESARRAALANWIVSRENVLTWRSIVNRVWHHHFGRGLVPTLNDFGHMGEQPSHPELLDWLAIQFRDRGQSLKQLHRMILTSQTYRQSSAVTLPTAQDADVDREDIAATIDADNRFLWRMNRTRLDAESLRDSILAISGRLDLRMGGPVRSPFRPSTGNPRHPSRRLREF; via the coding sequence GTGAACCAGAAATCGCTGGCCATACTTTTTGTGACGGTCACTCTGTTCTCACTGCGAGGACAGAGTCCAGCGGACGAACCGGCGACGCCTGTCGCTGCTGATTCAGTCACGAATAGCCCGATCGATTTCGTTCGCGATGTTCAACCTCTGTTGGAAAAGTCCTGCATCCGGTGTCATGGGCCCGATAAACAAAAAGGGGGCCTTCGACTGGATGTCCGCGAATCGGCTTTCACCCAGGGAGACGCCTTTGCTCCCAATGTCATTGCAGGAAAGAGCGACGAAAGCCCTTTAATCTCCTTTGTCACTGGGACCGGCGACCTGACGATGCCCCCCGACGGAGAGCGGCTTTCGGCCACCGAGATCGCCACGTTGAAAAGCTGGATCGATCAGGGAGCAAACTGGCCGGACTCTGCCGCCGGACGTCTCGCGAACAAATCTGATCTGTGGTCTCTCAAGGCACTCATCTCTCCGCCGGTCCCTCTGCCTGACGAAGTGGCCAAGAGCGGTTCTAACGCCATCGACGCTTTCATCCAGCAGAAGCGGACGGAGCTCAAACTTCGTTCGAATCCTGAGGCGGACCGCCGAACGCTGATTTGCCGTGTCTATCTGACTCTCACGGGACTTCCTCCCGAACCTGCCGAAGTCGATCAATTCGTCGCCGACCCTGATCCCAAAGCCTACGAAACATTGGTCGATCGATTGCTGGACTCTCCTCGCTACGGCGAGCGTTGGGCTCGCCACTGGCTGGACGCAGTGCACTTTGCCGAAACACACGGCAACGACCAAGACCGTATCCGCGAACATGCCTGGCCGTACCGTGACTATCTGATTCAGGCATTCAACGACGACAAACCCTATTCTCAGTTTGTGCAGGAGCAAATCGCGGGGGATGCATTGTTTCCCGACGACCCGCGGAAGACTGCCGCCCTGGGATTCCTGGCGGCAGGCCCTTGGGACGAAAGTTCTCTGCGCGACATCCGCGAGGACACCCTCGACCGGCAAATCGCCCGCTATCTCGACCGGGACGATATGCTGGCCAATGTCATCAACAATTTCTGCAGCCTGACTGTCCAATGCGCGCGCTGTCACGACCACAAATTCGACCCGATCACCCAGCACGACTACTACGCGTTGCAAGCCGTGTTTTCCGGGGTTGAACGTGCCAATCGGCAATATGATCTCGATCCTGCTGTCCATCAGCAACGAAAGTCGCTGACCCGCACAAAACGCGAACTGGAACAGCGATCTGCCGAACAACTCGCCCGTCTGAAGACGCCAGAGGTTCAGCAGGAAGTCGCAGCATGGGAGGCAGGTCTCCAATCTCGCGAAGCCCGTTGGGTGGTTGTGGAGGGCGAATCGTTCACGTCATCTGACGGAGCCTCCTTATCAAGACAGGGGGACGGTTCAATCCTCTCCAGTGGCCCTCGCCCCGACAAAGACACTGTTACCGTCGTCTGGACCCCCTCTAGCATTGCTGGATCAACGGAGAGTCCGCCCCTACTGGAAGTGGATTCACATCATGTTGACAGCAGCACAAACAAGTTCGCATCACTTCAACGGATCACCGCCATCCGGCTCGAAGTTCTGACGGACGACAGCCTGCCGCATACAGGCCCCGGTCGCCAGGACAACGGCAATCTACACCTGTCGGAGTTCGAGCTGTTCGTCGATGACCAGCCCGTCCCATTGATCAATCCCTCGGCCGATTTCAATCAGCAGGATTGGGACATCTCGAAAGCGATTGACCAGAATGAAGCGACCGCCTGGGGAATCCACCCCAGACAAGGCTCGCCACATCACGCGGTCTTCGAACTCCGAACCCCGATTGAAGTGCACAAGCCTGACAATTCCGGCCCCATCAAGCTTGAGTCACCACCCTCTGACCAGCCACTTGTCACCCCCACATCGCTCCGATTTGTTCTCAAGCAACGACATGGAATGGGCCATTTAATTGGACGCTTCCGCTTGCTCGTTACCGACGCCTCTCCGCCCGTTCGAGCGTCCGAGTTCCCGATTGAGATCACAACCATACTCTCCATTTCCAACGACCAGCGGAGTGACGCCCAGCGAACGGAGCTCGCACTATATCAGCAGCTTGAACTGGTGAATCGCAGTCTCGCCGCCCTTCCCTCGCCTCATTTCATTTATGCGGCCGCAGCCGATTTTGAGCCGGACGGAGCACTTCGACCTCCGCCGGGTCCCAGGCCTGTCCACGTCTTACACCGCGGCGATATTCGTCACCCCCGCGCTGAAGCGCTGCCGGGGGGACTTTCGTGTCTCACGGGACTCCCGTCTCGATTCGAACTTGCTGAGAACGCCCCTGAATCCGCACGACGAGCCGCTCTTGCGAATTGGATTGTCTCCCGGGAGAACGTCCTTACCTGGCGATCGATCGTTAATCGTGTCTGGCACCATCATTTCGGACGAGGGCTCGTCCCCACGCTCAATGACTTCGGGCATATGGGAGAGCAGCCCTCTCATCCCGAGTTACTCGACTGGCTGGCCATTCAATTCCGGGACAGAGGACAGTCCCTCAAGCAACTGCACCGCATGATCCTGACCAGCCAGACATACCGGCAAAGTTCTGCAGTCACACTGCCAACCGCACAAGATGCCGATGTCGATCGAGAGGACATTGCCGCCACCATCGATGCCGACAACCGTTTCCTCTGGAGGATGAACCGCACTCGACTCGACGCGGAATCACTCAGAGACTCAATCCTTGCGATCTCGGGTCGGCTGGACCTGCGGATGGGGGGGCCCGTCCGATCGCCATTTCGACCTTCAACCGGGAATCCACGTCACCCCTCACGTCGACTACGTGAATTTTGA
- a CDS encoding DUF1553 domain-containing protein translates to MNFDPASDQGRRRSIYRFLFRTLPDPFMEALDCPSGDQITPARTTSVTIQQALSLWNDPFVTRHCEFMEARINDLVSKQFPLEADADKRVDACIPLAFRMILLRRPTDAETRDVAVYIRKHGVANLCRLLINSNEFMFVD, encoded by the coding sequence GTGAATTTTGATCCTGCGAGTGATCAAGGACGGCGACGAAGCATCTACCGCTTTCTCTTCCGAACACTGCCTGATCCTTTTATGGAAGCGCTGGACTGTCCCTCGGGTGACCAGATCACTCCCGCAAGAACGACCAGCGTCACGATTCAGCAGGCTTTATCCCTTTGGAATGACCCCTTCGTCACACGTCATTGCGAATTCATGGAAGCACGAATCAATGACCTTGTGTCAAAGCAATTCCCTCTTGAAGCCGATGCCGACAAACGCGTCGATGCCTGCATCCCACTGGCGTTTCGCATGATTCTCCTGCGACGCCCGACTGACGCTGAGACGAGAGATGTCGCCGTCTACATTCGAAAACACGGCGTCGCCAATCTCTGCCGGCTGCTCATCAACTCCAACGAATTCATGTTCGTCGACTGA
- a CDS encoding STAS domain-containing protein — MQTNGPLTEYRDGKVTIIVFGEDLKHLDEVNVVEIGKKLLQIVESVTHPLLVLDLHATEFFGSSFIESLFRVWKQLNRKPAAKFGLAGLQPYCREVLEVTHLDRLWPLFDDAETAAAAFNQA; from the coding sequence ATGCAAACTAATGGGCCTCTGACGGAATATCGAGATGGCAAAGTGACGATCATCGTCTTCGGTGAAGACCTCAAGCATCTCGATGAAGTGAACGTCGTCGAAATCGGCAAGAAGCTGTTGCAGATCGTAGAATCGGTGACTCATCCTTTGCTCGTGCTGGATCTGCACGCAACGGAGTTTTTTGGATCGTCGTTCATTGAGTCACTCTTCCGCGTCTGGAAACAGCTCAATCGAAAGCCTGCCGCCAAGTTTGGGCTGGCCGGATTACAGCCTTACTGTCGCGAGGTGCTTGAAGTGACACACCTCGATCGGTTGTGGCCCCTGTTCGACGATGCGGAAACGGCCGCTGCCGCTTTTAATCAGGCCTGA
- a CDS encoding flagellar biosynthesis anti-sigma factor FlgM, with amino-acid sequence MNRLACVSYDPIQPIISFPVLRIRFNRLIKEGQTNMDVSGVGSASGATPARAVAPITNVPQPTSASPVLAPQDELEISSAGKMLDRLSESPEIRAQRLAQIQEAIENGAYDTDEKLEAALSKMFDSLGLDLDE; translated from the coding sequence TTGAATCGTTTGGCATGCGTCAGTTATGATCCTATCCAGCCGATTATCAGTTTTCCTGTCTTGCGGATTCGCTTTAATCGGCTCATCAAGGAGGGACAGACTAACATGGACGTCTCAGGAGTCGGATCAGCTTCCGGAGCGACACCCGCTCGTGCGGTAGCTCCTATCACCAATGTTCCACAGCCCACATCAGCGTCGCCTGTGCTGGCGCCGCAAGATGAACTTGAAATCTCCTCGGCGGGTAAAATGTTGGATCGACTCAGCGAAAGCCCAGAGATCCGGGCACAACGTTTAGCGCAAATCCAGGAAGCGATCGAAAACGGTGCCTATGACACCGATGAAAAACTGGAAGCCGCGTTGTCAAAGATGTTTGATTCTCTCGGTCTCGACCTTGACGAGTGA
- a CDS encoding Fur family transcriptional regulator, with protein sequence MSDLATMNVTVAPVDKFREFLLTKKMRLTPEREAVVTAIYSTHDHFDADQWIDSLAGRKGSMQASRSTVYRTLNLLQEAGLIRKVARANDREVYEHDYGYPQHDHLICKKCGEMIEFPNEMISDVLETVAATHGFRMSGHRLEVDGICATCSRPPQRSHRRLDMI encoded by the coding sequence GTGTCGGATCTGGCCACGATGAACGTGACCGTTGCCCCGGTTGATAAGTTCCGTGAATTCCTTTTGACAAAGAAAATGCGGCTGACCCCCGAACGGGAAGCTGTTGTGACCGCGATCTACTCCACGCACGACCATTTCGATGCCGATCAGTGGATTGACAGCCTTGCTGGCCGTAAAGGATCCATGCAAGCCAGCCGCAGCACCGTCTACCGGACGTTGAATCTTTTACAAGAGGCCGGTCTGATCCGAAAGGTGGCTCGCGCCAACGATCGGGAAGTTTACGAACACGACTACGGCTACCCGCAACACGATCACCTCATCTGCAAAAAGTGCGGTGAGATGATCGAGTTTCCGAACGAGATGATCTCTGACGTACTCGAGACCGTGGCCGCCACGCATGGTTTTCGCATGTCGGGACACCGCCTCGAAGTCGACGGCATCTGCGCCACCTGCTCCCGTCCACCTCAGCGATCCCATCGCAGGCTGGACATGATCTAA
- the ccsA gene encoding cytochrome c biogenesis protein CcsA, with protein MATDGTLTGEKSSSVATGSTLWRGIKTVLEPAASLKLTVVLFALSIFLILAGTFAQVDMDIWEVIGLYFRCWFAWVPFQVFFPASFFSEDPWIVPGGIYFPGGKLLGLLLAVNLLSAHLVRFKAVARGQRLFAGLVSIALGCLVTWAIVAAGGNSRGIQGEPLVPYSTQWIGYQGFLGLAAIAAGFGFWMLLQQPLSKASDVWSRQMFLRVTTGGTGIGLLVLMFWFISRGQAGRPTDASLRILWQLTQGTVASLALLGGCWAVFGKRAGIVLLHGGIGLMMFYELHVALTAVETQMNLVEGERTNYVHDIRTIELAVSDVTDPQADKVIAIPKSLVLDTKPIDHPDLPFRMTVSGYLKNARIRGVTSKDKNPATAGAGLVWMADEIRASTGTDSDSKVDSPAAYVTLESKADGTPLGTYLVSWTLSMSDEVDEVRVGDKVYQIALRPKRYYKSYVFELKDVSKKDYLGTNTPRSYASTVHIQDSDRNVDEVKTIWMNNPLRFADETFYQSGYFREPSSGIEHATLSVVANTGWMMPYVGCMLVGIGMLTHFMTLLINFLTRGESVNLSAEEAERAARLASKLGMKPTLPVSAQPESPEADAPKEWASWLFASALAICAITYFGSVAAPPKPKTLSMDLYRFGQIPVLSEGRTKPLDTAATSALLAISGRTRVTVGEEGAKQRIPAIQWLLEVISEAKVADEREIFRVENLEVQETIGVKKREGMRYSRSDIRKNGEEFEKQVRLARSQAKERKEISVYQKKILELAEKVSTFDNLVFAFGLQHRIRGETQQEVLRSFQMVSQFAEALEEEGQPVFSVWPKDAEDNWHILSRAWLLDIPNRMKKNGEEDQVVAAWEQVLKAYSDEKPAMFNQAVDRVLELVSKDRPSDVNPSIIRLESYFNYAQPFTHASRIYILAFVLSALGWLFWPRGFNRAAFYVLLVTLVVHTAAIVARLIISGRPPVTNLYSSAVFIGWGCVVMGLIFELIYRIGIGNLVAAAAGYATLLIADGLASDGDTFTVLQAVLDTQFWLATHVTCITLGYATTYLAGLFAIAYIIRGVCTPSLSAKEGRDIHRMIYGTLCFSIFFSFVGTVLGGLWADDSWGRFWGWDPKENAALIIVLWNAIALHARWGGMVKERGLAVLAVAGNIFVSWSWWGVNALGAGLHSYGFKQGTIRNLGLFILFNLVIIGIGMLPKSAWWSLRERKEPSVTQ; from the coding sequence ATGGCAACAGATGGAACGCTGACCGGTGAAAAATCGAGCTCGGTAGCAACTGGCAGTACGCTGTGGCGTGGAATCAAAACGGTTCTGGAGCCTGCGGCGTCATTGAAGTTGACGGTCGTGCTGTTCGCTTTATCCATTTTTCTCATCCTGGCGGGGACGTTCGCTCAGGTTGACATGGATATCTGGGAAGTCATCGGACTTTACTTCCGGTGCTGGTTTGCCTGGGTGCCGTTTCAGGTCTTTTTCCCCGCGTCCTTCTTTTCGGAAGATCCCTGGATTGTTCCTGGCGGAATCTACTTCCCCGGCGGAAAGTTGCTCGGTCTGCTGTTGGCCGTCAACTTGCTTTCCGCACATCTGGTGCGGTTCAAAGCCGTCGCCCGGGGGCAGCGGCTGTTTGCAGGGCTGGTCAGTATCGCGCTGGGTTGTCTGGTTACCTGGGCGATCGTCGCGGCCGGTGGAAATTCCCGAGGTATCCAGGGTGAGCCTTTAGTTCCTTACTCGACGCAATGGATCGGGTATCAGGGGTTCCTGGGCCTGGCCGCGATCGCGGCGGGATTTGGATTCTGGATGCTGCTTCAACAACCGTTGTCAAAAGCCAGCGATGTCTGGAGTCGCCAGATGTTCCTGCGTGTCACGACAGGGGGGACGGGAATCGGCCTGCTGGTGCTGATGTTCTGGTTCATTTCACGCGGTCAAGCAGGGCGGCCGACGGATGCATCGCTCCGAATTCTGTGGCAATTGACTCAGGGGACCGTTGCGTCGCTGGCTCTGCTCGGGGGCTGCTGGGCGGTCTTCGGCAAACGGGCCGGGATCGTGCTGCTGCATGGCGGTATCGGTCTCATGATGTTCTACGAATTGCACGTGGCACTGACGGCCGTTGAAACCCAGATGAATCTGGTTGAAGGGGAGCGGACAAACTACGTACACGATATTCGTACGATCGAACTTGCCGTCAGCGATGTCACCGATCCGCAAGCGGATAAGGTCATCGCGATTCCGAAATCACTTGTTCTGGACACCAAGCCAATCGACCACCCCGATTTGCCGTTCCGGATGACCGTGTCAGGATATCTGAAAAACGCGAGGATTCGTGGTGTCACGTCCAAGGACAAAAACCCCGCCACGGCCGGCGCGGGGCTGGTCTGGATGGCTGACGAAATCAGGGCAAGCACCGGAACCGATAGTGACAGCAAAGTCGATTCGCCCGCCGCGTACGTGACCCTGGAATCGAAGGCGGACGGAACACCGCTGGGGACCTATCTGGTCAGTTGGACGTTGTCGATGAGTGATGAAGTCGATGAGGTCCGCGTCGGGGATAAGGTTTACCAGATCGCTCTTCGTCCCAAACGCTACTACAAAAGCTACGTCTTCGAGCTCAAGGACGTCAGCAAGAAAGACTACCTCGGCACCAATACGCCCCGCAGCTACGCATCAACCGTCCATATCCAGGATTCAGATCGCAACGTGGACGAGGTCAAAACGATCTGGATGAACAATCCTCTGCGGTTTGCGGATGAGACCTTCTATCAGAGTGGTTACTTCCGCGAGCCAAGTTCGGGCATTGAGCATGCCACTCTCTCGGTGGTGGCCAATACGGGCTGGATGATGCCCTACGTCGGCTGCATGCTCGTCGGAATCGGAATGCTGACCCATTTCATGACATTGCTGATCAACTTCCTCACCCGAGGTGAATCGGTCAACTTGTCTGCGGAAGAGGCTGAGCGAGCAGCGCGGCTGGCCAGCAAGCTGGGGATGAAACCGACGCTTCCCGTTTCCGCTCAGCCGGAAAGTCCTGAGGCGGATGCACCGAAAGAATGGGCGTCGTGGTTGTTTGCTTCTGCTCTGGCAATCTGCGCAATCACCTATTTCGGCAGCGTGGCTGCACCGCCGAAGCCAAAAACACTTTCGATGGATTTGTATCGGTTCGGGCAGATCCCTGTGTTGTCAGAGGGGCGTACGAAGCCGCTCGATACGGCTGCGACGTCTGCGCTGCTGGCAATTTCGGGGCGAACCCGTGTGACCGTCGGTGAGGAAGGTGCCAAGCAACGAATTCCCGCCATTCAATGGCTGCTGGAAGTCATCTCGGAAGCCAAGGTCGCCGATGAGCGCGAGATCTTCCGTGTCGAGAATCTGGAAGTCCAGGAAACGATTGGTGTCAAGAAACGCGAAGGCATGCGGTACTCTCGCAGCGACATTCGCAAGAACGGCGAAGAGTTTGAAAAGCAGGTCCGGCTGGCTCGAAGCCAGGCCAAGGAACGCAAAGAGATCAGCGTCTACCAGAAGAAGATCCTGGAACTGGCTGAGAAGGTTTCCACGTTTGATAACCTGGTATTTGCATTCGGGCTGCAGCACCGCATTCGTGGTGAAACACAGCAGGAAGTCCTCAGGTCATTCCAGATGGTCAGCCAGTTTGCAGAGGCACTGGAAGAAGAAGGTCAGCCCGTGTTTTCTGTCTGGCCGAAGGATGCCGAGGACAATTGGCATATTCTGTCGCGCGCCTGGTTGCTCGATATTCCTAATCGGATGAAAAAGAACGGTGAAGAAGATCAGGTGGTCGCCGCCTGGGAGCAGGTTCTTAAAGCGTATTCCGATGAGAAGCCAGCCATGTTCAATCAGGCTGTGGATCGGGTGCTCGAACTGGTGTCGAAGGACCGTCCCAGCGACGTGAATCCTTCGATCATTCGACTGGAGTCGTACTTCAATTACGCTCAGCCATTCACGCACGCCAGTCGAATCTACATTTTGGCGTTCGTGCTGAGCGCACTCGGCTGGTTGTTCTGGCCACGAGGCTTTAACCGGGCTGCCTTCTATGTACTGCTGGTGACGCTGGTGGTGCACACTGCGGCCATCGTTGCTCGACTGATTATTTCGGGTCGGCCGCCTGTGACCAATCTCTATTCTTCGGCCGTCTTCATCGGCTGGGGATGCGTTGTGATGGGGCTGATCTTCGAACTGATCTACCGTATCGGGATTGGTAATCTCGTCGCTGCCGCGGCCGGGTACGCGACATTGTTGATTGCAGACGGTCTTGCTTCCGACGGTGATACGTTTACTGTGTTGCAGGCGGTGCTCGATACGCAGTTCTGGCTTGCAACGCACGTGACCTGTATCACACTTGGCTATGCGACGACGTATCTGGCGGGGCTTTTCGCGATTGCCTACATCATTCGCGGTGTCTGCACACCGTCGCTGTCAGCCAAAGAAGGCCGCGACATTCACCGGATGATCTACGGAACGCTGTGCTTCTCGATCTTCTTCAGTTTCGTTGGTACGGTGCTCGGAGGTCTCTGGGCCGATGACTCGTGGGGACGCTTCTGGGGATGGGATCCCAAAGAAAATGCCGCTCTGATCATCGTGCTGTGGAATGCGATCGCTCTGCACGCTCGCTGGGGCGGGATGGTGAAGGAACGTGGTCTGGCGGTGCTTGCCGTTGCCGGCAACATCTTTGTGAGCTGGTCATGGTGGGGCGTCAACGCATTGGGAGCGGGTCTGCATTCCTATGGATTCAAGCAGGGAACGATCCGCAACCTCGGGCTATTCATTCTCTTTAACCTGGTGATCATCGGGATTGGAATGTTACCGAAATCCGCATGGTGGAGCCTGCGGGAAAGGAAAGAGCCGTCCGTTACGCAGTAG
- a CDS encoding amidohydrolase family protein, whose amino-acid sequence MLTCATKTGAEILGREHELGTLEAGKLADVLIVDGDVIGNISLLEDRKRFIAVMQGGIIKAGELFRSQA is encoded by the coding sequence GTGCTGACGTGCGCCACGAAGACGGGTGCGGAAATCCTGGGCCGCGAACACGAACTGGGCACGCTGGAAGCGGGCAAACTGGCCGATGTCCTGATCGTGGATGGCGATGTGATTGGCAATATTTCGCTTCTCGAAGACCGGAAGCGGTTTATTGCCGTGATGCAGGGGGGAATTATCAAAGCGGGAGAGCTGTTCCGGTCGCAGGCATGA
- a CDS encoding amidohydrolase family protein has protein sequence MKTATGCTVISNGTAVIGTGAAPIKDATIVIRDGKIAYAGPVAQAPEVEPDATVIDARGGTILPGLIEAHFHPTYFNVEALEDLDIKYPVEYVTLLAASNAKLALECGYTSARSGGSLFNIDVWLKKALECDLVQGPRLAASGREICGVGGLMDWNPDYRKIGMDGLVLLVNGPDEARAAVRKLVKDGVEWVKTYPTGDAASPDVNDHHTLCMTFEEMHAVVATAHNHGLKVTGHCRATEGIKNALRAGYDTLEHGTFVDDEALEMILERNTPVVPALYFELASIERGPEFGLSQRVIDGHQGDHGGWGRECPAHPEGRGRPGMGGLRFWLEPTWPVRP, from the coding sequence ATGAAGACCGCCACCGGCTGTACTGTCATTTCCAACGGGACCGCGGTCATCGGAACCGGCGCTGCGCCGATAAAGGACGCCACGATCGTGATCCGCGATGGGAAAATTGCCTACGCAGGACCCGTTGCGCAGGCCCCCGAGGTTGAGCCGGACGCGACCGTGATTGATGCACGAGGAGGCACGATTCTTCCCGGTCTGATCGAAGCACACTTCCATCCGACGTACTTCAACGTCGAGGCACTGGAAGACCTCGATATCAAGTATCCCGTTGAATATGTGACGCTGCTGGCGGCGAGCAATGCCAAGCTGGCTCTGGAGTGTGGCTACACCTCAGCACGCAGCGGTGGCAGTCTGTTCAATATCGACGTCTGGCTGAAAAAGGCCCTGGAGTGCGATCTGGTGCAGGGGCCCCGACTGGCCGCCAGTGGTCGGGAAATTTGTGGTGTCGGGGGGCTGATGGATTGGAATCCCGACTATCGCAAGATCGGTATGGATGGGCTGGTGCTGCTGGTGAATGGGCCGGATGAGGCACGTGCCGCCGTGCGAAAACTCGTGAAAGATGGTGTGGAGTGGGTGAAGACCTACCCCACCGGCGACGCCGCCTCACCGGATGTCAATGATCATCACACCTTGTGTATGACATTCGAAGAGATGCACGCTGTTGTCGCGACGGCTCATAACCATGGCCTCAAAGTGACGGGACATTGTCGCGCGACCGAGGGGATTAAGAATGCCCTGCGAGCGGGTTACGACACTCTCGAACACGGCACTTTCGTCGACGATGAGGCGCTCGAGATGATTCTGGAACGAAACACCCCTGTCGTGCCCGCCTTGTACTTTGAGCTGGCCAGCATCGAACGTGGACCGGAATTTGGCCTGTCGCAACGAGTAATCGACGGTCACCAGGGAGACCACGGAGGGTGGGGCCGAGAGTGCCCGGCGCATCCTGAGGGCAGGGGCCGCCCGGGGATGGGGGGATTACGGTTTTGGTTGGAACCCACATGGCCAGTACGCCCGTGA